A part of Streptomyces sp. NBC_01210 genomic DNA contains:
- a CDS encoding molybdopterin oxidoreductase family protein, protein MSRTNAAQTAPTDGTPAAPPEAARTALRVCPLCEATCGLTLTIEGTRVTGARGDRDDVFSHGFICPKGASFGELDGDPDRLRTPLVRKDGELREASWEEAFDEVAARIRPLIEEYGPNAVGVVLGNPNVHTMAGALYPPVLLSLLRTRNLFTASTLDQMPKHVSSGLLFGNAIAIPVPDLDRTDHLLLLGANPFDSNGSLCTAADFPGKLKALRKRGGTLTVVDPRRTRTAQLADRHVPIRPGADALLLAALAQVLFEEKLTDLGTLEAQVEGLDELREAIAEFTPEAVAAACDMDAEEIRTIARELAAAPTAAVYGRVGSSTVEFGTLANWLVDVLNVLTGNLDRPGGALFPLAATDRAPRPAAPGKGFALGRWASRVSGHPEAKGELPMAALAEEIDTPGDGRIRAVISIAANPVLSAPDGDRLDRALAELDFMVSVDPYLNETSRHADVVLPPPPPSQSAHFDFSFNNFAVRNQARYSPAVVPLEKGRLGECEIQARLVLAVAGMHGADPSAVDDMVIESSLAKAVADPHSPLHGKDPQNLARLLIGSTGPERRLDLMLRMGPYDLTLEDLLQNPHGVDLGPLQPRLPQILRTRSGRVELLPEPVAGDLPRLRRALDERPGALVLVGRRHLRSNNSWMHNVATLNGGSNRCTLQIHPADAARLGLQDGAPVRIGADGGELEAPVEITDTVRTGVVSLPHGWGHDRPGTRMSVAAARPGVNVNQLLDGSRLDPLSGTAVLNGFPVELSPLR, encoded by the coding sequence ATGTCCCGCACCAATGCCGCCCAGACCGCACCGACGGACGGCACCCCTGCCGCACCGCCCGAGGCGGCCCGTACCGCACTGCGCGTCTGTCCCCTTTGCGAAGCCACCTGCGGGCTGACCCTCACCATCGAGGGCACCCGTGTCACCGGTGCTCGCGGAGACCGCGACGACGTTTTCAGCCATGGCTTCATCTGTCCCAAGGGCGCGTCCTTCGGGGAGCTCGACGGCGACCCCGACCGGCTGCGCACCCCCCTCGTGCGCAAGGACGGCGAGCTGAGGGAGGCGAGTTGGGAGGAGGCGTTCGACGAGGTCGCGGCCCGGATCAGGCCGCTGATCGAGGAGTACGGGCCGAACGCCGTGGGCGTCGTCCTCGGCAACCCGAACGTCCACACCATGGCCGGCGCCCTCTATCCCCCCGTACTGCTCTCCTTGCTGCGCACCCGCAATCTCTTCACCGCCAGCACCCTGGACCAGATGCCCAAGCATGTCTCCAGCGGACTGCTCTTCGGCAACGCCATCGCCATCCCCGTCCCGGACCTGGACCGCACCGACCATCTGCTGCTCCTCGGCGCCAACCCCTTCGACTCCAACGGCAGCCTCTGCACCGCGGCCGACTTCCCCGGCAAGCTCAAGGCACTCCGCAAGCGCGGCGGCACACTCACCGTCGTCGACCCGCGCCGCACCCGCACCGCTCAGCTCGCCGACCGGCACGTCCCGATCCGGCCCGGCGCTGACGCCCTGCTGCTCGCCGCCCTCGCCCAAGTCCTCTTCGAGGAGAAGCTCACCGACCTCGGGACGCTGGAGGCGCAGGTCGAGGGCCTCGATGAACTCCGGGAAGCCATAGCGGAGTTCACACCGGAAGCGGTCGCCGCCGCTTGCGACATGGACGCGGAGGAGATCCGTACGATCGCCCGCGAGCTCGCCGCCGCACCCACCGCCGCCGTATACGGCCGCGTCGGCAGCAGCACCGTCGAGTTCGGCACCCTCGCCAACTGGCTCGTCGACGTACTCAATGTGCTGACCGGCAATCTCGACCGCCCCGGCGGCGCGCTCTTCCCGCTCGCCGCCACCGACCGCGCACCCCGCCCCGCCGCCCCCGGCAAGGGCTTCGCGCTCGGCCGCTGGGCCAGCAGGGTCAGCGGCCACCCCGAGGCCAAGGGCGAACTGCCGATGGCAGCGCTCGCCGAGGAGATCGACACCCCCGGCGACGGACGGATCCGCGCGGTCATCTCCATCGCCGCCAACCCGGTGCTCTCCGCCCCCGACGGCGACCGCCTCGACCGCGCGCTGGCCGAACTCGACTTCATGGTCAGCGTCGACCCGTATCTCAATGAGACGTCCCGGCACGCGGATGTGGTGCTGCCTCCGCCGCCGCCGTCCCAGAGCGCGCACTTCGACTTCTCCTTCAACAACTTCGCCGTACGCAACCAGGCGCGCTACAGCCCGGCGGTCGTCCCTCTGGAGAAGGGCAGGCTCGGCGAGTGCGAGATCCAGGCCCGGCTGGTGCTCGCCGTGGCCGGCATGCACGGCGCCGACCCGTCTGCCGTCGACGACATGGTCATCGAGAGCTCGCTCGCCAAGGCCGTCGCCGACCCGCACTCCCCGCTCCACGGCAAAGACCCCCAGAACCTGGCCCGTCTGCTCATCGGCAGCACCGGACCCGAGCGACGCCTCGACCTGATGCTGCGCATGGGGCCGTACGACCTCACCCTCGAGGATCTCCTCCAGAACCCGCACGGCGTCGACCTCGGCCCGCTGCAGCCCCGCCTCCCGCAGATCCTCAGGACCCGCAGCGGACGGGTCGAGCTGCTGCCGGAACCCGTCGCAGGCGATCTGCCGAGGCTGCGGCGCGCCCTGGACGAGCGGCCCGGCGCACTCGTCCTCGTCGGCCGCCGCCATCTGCGCTCCAACAACAGCTGGATGCACAACGTCGCCACGCTCAACGGCGGCTCCAACCGGTGCACCCTCCAGATCCATCCCGCCGACGCGGCCCGGCTGGGTCTCCAGGACGGCGCCCCGGTCCGTATCGGTGCGGACGGAGGAGAGCTCGAGGCGCCGGTGGAGATCACCGACACGGTACGGACCGGAGTCGTGAGCCTGCCGCACGGCTGGGGACACGACCGGCCCGGCACCCGGATGTCGGTGGCTGCCGCGCGTCCCGGAGTCAATGTCAATCAGCTGCTCGACGGCTCGCGGCTCGACCCGCTGTCGGGCACCGCTGTGCTCAACGGCTTCCCGGTCGAACTGTCACCTCTGCGATGA
- a CDS encoding TetR/AcrR family transcriptional regulator — MDRVSHAGPAPHLRRTPVQQRSADRLARILDACAELLDETGYEDLSTRAVAARAGVPIGSVYRFFGNKRALADALAHRNLDSYAERIGGRLTSLPAADWRGVLDVVLDEYLEMKRTVPGFALIDFGSQIPVGTPATGANHQVADRLAGLLAGHLGRGADDELRRTVLVSVEAADALLQLAFRVDPAGDEEIVGETRELLRAYLARLLD, encoded by the coding sequence ATGGACCGCGTGTCCCACGCCGGCCCCGCCCCGCATCTCCGCCGAACGCCCGTGCAGCAGCGCAGCGCCGATCGGCTCGCCCGGATACTGGACGCCTGCGCCGAACTCCTCGACGAGACCGGCTACGAGGACCTCTCCACCCGCGCGGTGGCTGCCAGAGCCGGTGTCCCCATCGGCTCCGTCTACCGTTTCTTCGGCAATAAACGCGCCCTCGCCGATGCCCTCGCGCACCGCAATCTGGACAGCTACGCCGAGCGCATCGGCGGCCGTCTCACCTCGCTCCCGGCGGCCGACTGGCGCGGTGTCCTCGATGTCGTACTCGACGAGTACCTGGAGATGAAGCGGACCGTCCCCGGGTTCGCGCTGATCGACTTCGGCTCCCAGATCCCGGTCGGCACGCCCGCGACCGGCGCGAACCACCAGGTCGCCGACCGTCTCGCCGGGCTGCTCGCCGGCCATCTGGGCCGCGGTGCCGACGACGAGCTGCGCCGGACGGTCCTGGTCTCCGTCGAGGCGGCGGACGCGCTTCTGCAACTCGCCTTCCGGGTGGACCCGGCGGGGGACGAGGAGATCGTGGGGGAGACGCGGGAGCTGTTGCGCGCGTATCTGGCGAGGCTGCTGGACTGA
- the hmgA gene encoding homogentisate 1,2-dioxygenase, giving the protein MSGIEQARKTAESLGHSPGFGNEHTSEAVPGALPHGRNSPQRAPLGLYAEQLSGSAFTEPRAHNRRSWLYRIRPSAAHPPFVRIDNGGLRSAPFTESVPDPNRLRWNPLPEPAPGTDWLAGLWTLGGNGDTTQRTGLAVHLYHANSSMTDRVFSDADGELLIVPERGGVLLRTELGLLAARPGEVALIPRGVRFRVELLDESARGYVCENYGQPFQLPDLGPIGANGLANARDFLAPVAAYEDEERPVEVVNKFCGNLWAATYDHSPLDVVAWHGNHVPYVYDLRRFNVLGTISYDHPDPSIFTVLTSPSDTPGLAGVDFVVFAPRWLVGEDTFRPPYFHRNVMSEYMGLIEGAYDAKAEGFVPGGGSLHNMMSAHGPDRETFDRASAAELKPQKIDDGLAFMFETRWPVTATGQAMSAGHLQTGYDDVWQGLQRHWGSEGYSPRNDSRS; this is encoded by the coding sequence ATGAGCGGCATCGAGCAGGCGCGGAAGACGGCCGAGAGTCTTGGCCACTCCCCCGGCTTCGGCAATGAACACACTTCCGAGGCTGTGCCGGGCGCACTGCCGCACGGACGCAATTCGCCGCAGCGCGCACCCCTCGGGCTGTACGCGGAGCAGCTGAGCGGCTCGGCGTTCACCGAACCGCGCGCCCACAACCGCCGCTCATGGCTGTACCGGATCCGCCCCTCCGCGGCGCATCCGCCGTTCGTACGCATCGACAACGGCGGGCTGCGCAGCGCACCCTTCACCGAGTCCGTGCCCGACCCGAACCGGCTGCGCTGGAATCCGCTGCCGGAACCCGCGCCGGGAACGGACTGGCTGGCCGGTCTGTGGACGCTCGGCGGCAACGGCGACACGACCCAGCGCACCGGCCTGGCCGTGCACCTCTACCACGCCAACTCCTCCATGACGGACCGGGTGTTCAGCGACGCGGACGGAGAGCTGCTGATCGTGCCCGAGCGGGGTGGAGTGCTGCTCCGCACGGAGCTCGGGCTGCTCGCCGCCCGGCCCGGCGAGGTCGCGCTGATTCCGCGCGGGGTCCGCTTCCGGGTGGAGCTCCTGGACGAGAGCGCGCGCGGATATGTCTGCGAGAACTACGGGCAGCCGTTCCAGCTGCCGGATCTGGGGCCGATCGGTGCGAACGGACTCGCCAACGCCCGGGACTTCCTCGCGCCGGTGGCGGCGTACGAGGACGAGGAGCGGCCGGTGGAGGTCGTCAACAAGTTCTGCGGGAACCTCTGGGCCGCGACGTACGACCACTCGCCGCTCGATGTCGTCGCCTGGCACGGCAACCACGTTCCGTACGTCTACGATCTGCGGCGCTTCAATGTCCTCGGCACCATCAGCTACGACCACCCGGATCCGTCGATCTTCACCGTGCTGACGTCGCCCTCGGACACGCCTGGGCTCGCGGGTGTCGACTTCGTGGTCTTCGCGCCGCGCTGGCTGGTCGGCGAGGACACCTTCCGGCCGCCGTACTTCCACCGCAATGTGATGAGCGAGTACATGGGGCTCATCGAGGGCGCATACGACGCCAAGGCGGAAGGCTTTGTTCCGGGAGGCGGGTCGCTGCACAACATGATGTCCGCCCACGGGCCGGATCGTGAGACCTTCGACCGGGCCAGTGCTGCCGAGTTGAAGCCGCAGAAGATCGACGACGGGCTTGCGTTCATGTTCGAGACACGGTGGCCGGTGACGGCGACCGGGCAGGCGATGAGTGCGGGGCATCTGCAGACGGGATACGACGACGTGTGGCAGGGTCTCCAGCGCCATTGGGGATCTGAGGGATACTCCCCCAGAAATGACAGCCGGTCCTGA
- a CDS encoding GntR family transcriptional regulator, producing the protein MTSSFAPDSLVLNRKLPLWYQVSQSLRASILGRAPEASLRLPTEEQLAAHYGVSVLTMRQALKELEEEGLISRHRRRGTFIEPGAWRGAPRRLLGSIDAIVAQQSGERTTILGHGPEPVPGELAEYFPQAAEVVMYRRLRCDGESGEPTNWAENAVRSDVAAGLDPADLERWPMTKVLRDVRGVRISRITDTVEARLADPPTAELLRVPLLSPILHYTGVTYDEGGRVVDVARIRYRGDRFSFSVTVDAD; encoded by the coding sequence GTGACCTCCTCCTTCGCCCCTGACTCGCTGGTCCTGAACCGCAAGCTGCCGCTGTGGTACCAGGTCTCGCAGTCGCTGCGTGCCTCGATACTCGGCCGAGCGCCCGAGGCGTCGCTGCGGCTGCCCACCGAGGAGCAGCTCGCCGCGCACTACGGCGTCAGCGTGCTGACCATGCGCCAGGCCCTCAAGGAGCTGGAGGAGGAGGGCCTGATCAGCAGGCACCGGCGGCGTGGCACATTCATCGAACCAGGGGCGTGGCGGGGTGCGCCGAGGCGTCTGCTGGGATCGATCGACGCGATCGTGGCCCAGCAGTCGGGCGAGCGGACGACGATCCTGGGGCACGGGCCGGAGCCGGTGCCGGGCGAGCTCGCGGAGTACTTCCCACAGGCGGCGGAGGTCGTGATGTACAGGCGGCTGCGCTGCGACGGGGAGAGCGGTGAGCCGACGAACTGGGCGGAGAACGCGGTCCGCTCGGATGTGGCGGCAGGGCTCGACCCCGCCGACCTGGAGCGCTGGCCGATGACGAAGGTGCTGCGGGATGTACGGGGCGTGCGGATCAGCAGGATCACGGACACGGTGGAGGCACGGCTGGCGGATCCACCGACGGCGGAGCTGCTGAGGGTGCCGTTGCTGAGCCCGATCCTGCACTACACGGGGGTGACGTACGACGAAGGCGGGCGGGTGGTGGATGTGGCGCGGATCCGGTACCGGGGGGACAGGTTCTCGTTCTCGGTGACGGTGGACGCGGATTGA
- a CDS encoding type ISP restriction/modification enzyme — MLMLDELMPWSAPPLRLGREWVMAPDAASLRARWDVLVGAEAGERDALFGCTRARTPRSAVSQLPGQSTGTGRLVREDGRCPAPVRVLHGAFDEQWLIPDHRLIDVARPELWRVADQQQVFVVEQGYVTGVPGGAVVVSALLPDGRSPAGRPGRIRPLYRRPGGLEPNLAPGLLSALRSAYGREVDADEVVAWVLAVAESSPAGCVVPLPADPQVWLTGVELGRRIKEIQLRGARGGARPRLPGGRRPYVRAAVPARPGAIGYDAEDEVLSLGDGRISPVPREAWDFEVSGVRVLELWFERRTGEAEVGTLDAIRPASWPQEWTSELLELITVLALLGELREQQRELKVGAEITREELGSVLPPSAAARRPASVLDHHEEGPEGQFALL; from the coding sequence ATGCTGATGCTCGATGAGCTGATGCCCTGGAGCGCGCCTCCGTTGCGGCTTGGGCGCGAGTGGGTGATGGCCCCGGATGCCGCCTCCCTCAGGGCGCGGTGGGATGTTCTTGTGGGCGCCGAGGCCGGCGAGCGTGACGCGTTGTTCGGGTGCACTCGGGCGCGTACGCCGCGGAGTGCCGTCAGTCAGTTGCCCGGCCAGTCCACCGGCACCGGCAGGTTGGTCCGGGAGGACGGGCGGTGTCCCGCGCCGGTTCGGGTGTTGCACGGGGCCTTCGACGAGCAGTGGCTCATACCCGACCACCGGCTGATCGACGTGGCACGCCCCGAGTTGTGGCGCGTCGCCGACCAGCAGCAGGTGTTCGTCGTCGAGCAGGGGTATGTGACAGGTGTGCCGGGGGGCGCGGTGGTGGTGTCCGCCTTGCTGCCGGACGGGCGCTCGCCTGCCGGGAGGCCCGGCCGGATCCGGCCGCTCTACCGGCGGCCCGGTGGGCTCGAGCCGAATCTCGCGCCGGGGCTGCTGTCCGCGCTGCGGTCCGCGTACGGGCGCGAGGTCGACGCCGACGAGGTGGTCGCCTGGGTTCTCGCCGTCGCCGAATCGTCGCCCGCCGGATGTGTGGTGCCCCTGCCGGCCGACCCCCAGGTGTGGCTGACCGGCGTGGAGCTGGGGCGTCGGATCAAGGAGATCCAGCTGCGCGGGGCCCGTGGTGGAGCGCGGCCGCGGCTGCCCGGGGGACGTAGACCGTATGTCCGTGCCGCCGTGCCCGCCAGGCCAGGCGCGATCGGCTACGACGCGGAGGATGAGGTGCTCAGTCTCGGCGACGGGCGCATCTCACCCGTGCCACGTGAAGCCTGGGATTTCGAGGTCTCCGGAGTACGCGTGCTGGAGCTCTGGTTCGAGCGCCGGACCGGCGAGGCCGAGGTCGGCACACTGGACGCGATACGGCCCGCCTCGTGGCCGCAGGAGTGGACCTCCGAGCTGCTGGAGCTGATCACCGTGCTGGCACTACTGGGCGAACTGCGGGAACAGCAACGGGAGTTGAAGGTGGGGGCGGAGATCACCCGCGAGGAGCTCGGGAGTGTGCTGCCGCCGTCCGCCGCGGCTCGGCGGCCCGCCTCCGTGCTCGACCATCACGAAGAAGGGCCGGAGGGTCAGTTCGCCTTGCTGTGA
- a CDS encoding TetR/AcrR family transcriptional regulator translates to MAGRAAEPEVIWARPERTGRGPKPAYSRADIATAAVRIADADGIDAVSMRKVAGELGCGTMSLYNYVPRKEDLYELMVDAVSGEYELPDEPSGDWRADMLALARQTRAIMQRHPWLPRLMSTVYGFSPNALRYLESCLRCLDGLDAPYGTKMELIATVNGSVMTSVANELAIAERSRGLPWSEEQEQAVRGAYLSREVASGAYPRLAAVLGEGVGPIDADEVFDRVLTRVLNSFAPHSKAN, encoded by the coding sequence ATGGCAGGCCGAGCGGCCGAACCGGAAGTGATCTGGGCGCGCCCCGAGCGCACGGGCCGCGGCCCGAAACCGGCGTACAGCCGCGCCGACATCGCGACGGCGGCCGTGCGCATCGCCGATGCGGACGGCATCGACGCGGTCTCCATGCGGAAGGTGGCCGGCGAGCTGGGCTGCGGCACCATGTCGCTCTACAACTATGTGCCGCGCAAGGAGGACCTGTACGAGCTGATGGTCGACGCGGTCAGCGGTGAGTACGAACTGCCCGACGAGCCCAGCGGCGACTGGCGCGCGGACATGCTGGCCCTCGCCCGCCAGACCCGGGCGATCATGCAGCGCCACCCATGGCTGCCCCGGCTCATGTCGACGGTCTACGGCTTCAGCCCCAACGCCCTGCGCTATCTCGAGTCCTGCCTCCGCTGCCTGGACGGTCTGGACGCGCCGTACGGCACCAAGATGGAGCTGATCGCGACGGTCAACGGCTCGGTCATGACGTCGGTGGCCAACGAACTGGCCATTGCCGAGCGAAGTCGCGGGCTCCCGTGGTCCGAGGAACAGGAGCAGGCGGTGCGTGGCGCGTATCTTTCCCGCGAGGTCGCGAGCGGCGCGTATCCGCGGCTGGCGGCCGTACTCGGCGAGGGTGTCGGCCCGATCGACGCGGACGAGGTCTTCGACCGCGTGCTGACCCGGGTCCTGAACTCATTCGCCCCTCACAGCAAGGCGAACTGA
- a CDS encoding ATP-binding cassette domain-containing protein has product MATTYAVLSEGLEKRFGEVHALRGLDLAVPEGTVCGVLGRNGAGKTTAVRVLTTLLTPDSGTARVAGHDLRRDPAAVRRRIGVTGQNTSVDGDLTGAENLRLFARLLRAPGSRAAELLEQFELADAADRPARTYSGGMRRRLDLAASLIVRPQVLFLDEPTTGLDPHSRGGIWDAVRELAHEGTTVLLTTQYLEEADRLADDIVLIDEGRAAHHGTPAELKARIGSYAEVVVGHVSGLPAAAAVLDQLTGSEPVLDAEKHTVGAVTTDPTLTLPRIVRELDAAGVLVIDASLRPPTLDEVFLRLTDRKELVA; this is encoded by the coding sequence ATGGCAACTACGTACGCTGTACTTAGTGAAGGTCTGGAGAAGCGGTTCGGTGAGGTCCACGCGCTGCGCGGGCTGGATCTCGCTGTGCCGGAGGGCACGGTCTGCGGGGTGCTGGGGCGCAATGGCGCCGGAAAGACCACTGCGGTACGGGTGCTGACGACTCTGCTCACGCCTGATTCGGGCACCGCGCGGGTCGCCGGGCACGATCTGCGGCGTGATCCGGCGGCCGTGCGTCGCCGGATCGGCGTCACCGGGCAGAACACCTCGGTCGACGGCGATCTCACCGGTGCGGAGAATCTGCGGTTGTTCGCGCGGCTGCTGCGCGCACCCGGGTCTCGTGCGGCCGAATTGCTGGAGCAGTTCGAGCTGGCGGATGCCGCGGACCGTCCCGCCCGCACGTATTCGGGTGGTATGCGGCGCCGGCTGGATCTCGCGGCAAGCCTGATCGTCCGGCCGCAGGTGCTGTTCCTGGACGAGCCGACCACCGGTCTCGACCCGCACAGCAGGGGCGGAATCTGGGACGCCGTAAGGGAGTTGGCGCATGAGGGCACCACCGTGCTGCTCACCACGCAGTACCTCGAGGAGGCCGACCGGCTGGCCGACGACATCGTGCTGATCGACGAGGGCCGGGCCGCCCACCACGGCACGCCCGCCGAGCTCAAGGCCAGGATCGGCAGTTACGCGGAAGTTGTCGTCGGACATGTCTCGGGGCTGCCCGCCGCCGCGGCCGTGCTCGACCAGCTGACCGGCTCGGAGCCGGTCCTCGACGCGGAGAAGCACACCGTGGGGGCGGTCACGACCGACCCGACGCTGACCCTGCCGCGCATCGTCCGCGAGCTGGACGCGGCCGGTGTCCTGGTCATCGACGCCAGTCTGCGCCCGCCCACGCTGGATGAGGTCTTCCTCCGCCTCACCGACCGCAAGGAGCTCGTCGCATGA
- a CDS encoding ABC transporter permease — MSAIVYDSTAVLGRHLRRIRHAPAIMVMTQTMPIVFLLFFGYVFGSAMAMPGAEYRAFLVPGLLVATAANGIMTGMFTAAQDSHRGVMDRFRTLPMSRTAIPLGQAVADLLATAVGVVPLLLVGLAMGWRIEGSPVDAMGAFGLLLLFRFATTWIGILLGLASRSEEAAGQLGGATFMLPLLSNAYLPTDNLPAWLRTVAEWNPISAVTAAVRDLFGNAQPPADAAWPVAHPVAGALCWSLALLALFLPLAVRRFAQTDR; from the coding sequence ATGAGCGCGATCGTCTACGACAGCACTGCCGTACTCGGCCGCCATCTCCGGCGGATCCGGCACGCGCCCGCCATCATGGTGATGACGCAGACGATGCCGATCGTGTTCCTGCTGTTCTTCGGGTATGTCTTCGGCAGCGCGATGGCGATGCCGGGCGCGGAGTACCGCGCGTTCCTGGTGCCGGGACTGCTGGTGGCGACCGCGGCGAACGGCATCATGACGGGGATGTTCACCGCCGCCCAGGACTCCCACCGCGGAGTCATGGACCGCTTCCGCACCCTGCCGATGAGCCGGACCGCGATCCCCCTCGGGCAGGCCGTCGCCGATCTGCTGGCCACCGCCGTCGGGGTGGTTCCGTTGCTGCTCGTCGGCCTCGCGATGGGCTGGCGGATCGAGGGGAGCCCGGTCGACGCGATGGGCGCCTTCGGGCTGTTGCTGCTGTTCCGCTTCGCGACCACCTGGATCGGGATCCTTCTCGGCCTGGCCTCGCGGAGCGAGGAGGCGGCCGGCCAGCTGGGCGGCGCGACGTTCATGCTGCCGCTGCTGTCGAACGCGTACCTCCCGACGGACAATCTGCCGGCCTGGCTGCGTACGGTCGCCGAGTGGAACCCGATCTCCGCGGTGACGGCGGCGGTACGGGATCTGTTCGGCAACGCCCAGCCGCCGGCGGACGCGGCCTGGCCGGTGGCCCATCCGGTCGCCGGAGCGCTGTGCTGGTCGCTGGCGCTGCTGGCGCTGTTCCTGCCGCTCGCCGTACGCCGTTTCGCGCAGACGGACCGGTGA
- a CDS encoding CaiB/BaiF CoA transferase family protein, with amino-acid sequence MNHQPLPLDGITVVAVEQAVSAPFATRQLADLGARVIKIERPDGGDFARGYDTAARGLASHFVWCNRGKESLAVDLKDPRGIDVVRQLVADADVFVQNLAQGAAARLGLDAATLCAAHPRLIAVDISGYGAEGPYAHKRAYDMLVQCEAGLVSVTGTAHQPVKAGIPAADIAAAMYAFSGVLAALLRRATTGRGGPVEISMLESLAEWMGHPLNYGMHGGEAPARTGVAHAVISPYDAYATADGGQVLLSVQNDREWRRLAEQVLERPELGEDPVFATNTARTANRAKTDAVVAEALAGLGTQEAIGRLEAAGIACARLNSVADVAGHPQLAARDRWREVDSPVGPLRALLPPITLPGGAEARMGAVPALGEHTDALLKALGMTDEATAALRRDGVIA; translated from the coding sequence ATGAACCATCAGCCCCTTCCGCTCGACGGGATCACGGTCGTCGCCGTCGAACAGGCCGTCTCGGCGCCCTTCGCCACCCGCCAGCTCGCGGATCTCGGCGCCCGCGTCATCAAGATCGAGCGTCCGGACGGTGGTGACTTCGCGCGCGGCTACGACACCGCCGCCCGCGGGCTCGCCTCGCACTTCGTCTGGTGCAACCGCGGCAAGGAGTCGCTCGCCGTCGATCTCAAGGACCCGCGCGGCATCGACGTCGTGCGGCAACTCGTCGCGGACGCCGATGTGTTTGTGCAGAACCTCGCCCAGGGCGCGGCCGCACGGCTCGGCCTGGACGCCGCCACGCTGTGCGCGGCGCATCCGCGGCTGATCGCCGTGGACATCTCCGGTTACGGCGCGGAGGGGCCCTACGCGCACAAGCGGGCGTACGACATGCTCGTGCAGTGCGAGGCGGGCCTGGTGTCGGTGACCGGGACCGCGCATCAGCCGGTCAAGGCGGGCATTCCCGCGGCCGATATCGCGGCGGCGATGTACGCGTTCTCCGGTGTGCTCGCGGCACTGCTGCGGCGGGCCACCACGGGTCGCGGCGGTCCGGTGGAGATCTCCATGCTGGAGTCACTGGCCGAGTGGATGGGGCATCCGCTGAACTACGGGATGCACGGAGGTGAAGCCCCGGCGCGCACCGGGGTCGCGCACGCCGTCATTTCCCCGTACGACGCCTATGCGACGGCCGACGGCGGACAGGTGTTGCTGTCGGTGCAGAACGACCGGGAGTGGCGGCGGCTGGCCGAACAGGTCCTCGAACGGCCCGAGTTGGGCGAGGATCCGGTCTTCGCGACCAACACCGCCCGTACGGCGAACCGCGCGAAGACGGATGCGGTGGTGGCCGAGGCGCTGGCGGGGCTGGGCACTCAGGAGGCGATCGGCCGGCTGGAGGCGGCGGGCATCGCATGTGCCCGGCTCAACAGCGTGGCGGATGTGGCCGGACATCCACAGCTCGCGGCGCGCGACCGGTGGCGGGAAGTGGACTCACCGGTCGGACCGCTGCGGGCTCTGCTGCCGCCGATCACCCTGCCGGGTGGAGCGGAGGCACGGATGGGCGCTGTTCCCGCGCTCGGCGAGCACACCGACGCGCTGCTGAAGGCCCTGGGGATGACGGATGAGGCTACAGCGGCGCTGCGCCGGGACGGTGTGATCGCCTGA